In one Candidatus Zymogenus saltonus genomic region, the following are encoded:
- a CDS encoding VWA domain-containing protein — MKKNKVLFLLFSIFFVLIAVTPQAWAKKAPRMDVVFLIDTTGSMDDEIAVVKESLVDMISEIESGTPEPDVRFGLVLYRDRGDEYVTMIFKLTDDTDTILREVRQIRATGGGDLPESVNEALHVAIHEINWDRNKDTEKTIYLIGDAKPHFYEQDYRWEDEIEEALDRYIVINSIGCSGLSSEGVDIFTKIAKGSEGTFRYLTYRQEYVKADGTREKVMVAGGSYYEMDEEADESHWKLGADRAKTKGIAKEMKAAPSSGSGLKDGGGLEGAVIGPKENNLDSILTSDIKKRMIEKGVKYGDAVEFDLIYSGTASAVKEEKEISAKDRGELKKLLKDYGMEKAKISGLDFKKYKVFGFITKADGGFTDIRIKEVTVEDDTVNVTLLGTSNKGGAKDTSRAILIAVPVSEKAIANYYFAK; from the coding sequence ATGAAAAAGAATAAGGTACTGTTTTTGCTTTTTTCCATCTTCTTTGTCTTGATCGCCGTAACGCCACAAGCCTGGGCGAAAAAGGCGCCCAGGATGGACGTCGTATTTCTTATCGATACGACGGGCTCCATGGACGACGAGATAGCTGTGGTGAAAGAGAGCCTTGTCGACATGATCTCCGAGATCGAGAGCGGAACCCCCGAGCCGGATGTCAGGTTCGGGCTTGTCCTTTACCGGGACAGGGGCGACGAATACGTCACAATGATCTTTAAGCTCACCGACGACACCGACACCATATTAAGAGAGGTCAGGCAGATAAGGGCGACCGGCGGCGGCGACTTGCCGGAGAGCGTCAACGAGGCGCTGCACGTCGCAATCCACGAGATCAACTGGGACAGGAACAAAGACACTGAAAAGACGATCTATCTTATCGGCGACGCAAAGCCCCATTTCTACGAGCAGGACTACCGTTGGGAGGACGAGATCGAGGAGGCCCTCGACAGGTACATCGTAATAAACAGCATCGGCTGCAGCGGCCTGTCGTCCGAGGGTGTCGACATATTCACAAAGATAGCCAAGGGATCGGAGGGAACGTTCCGCTACCTCACATACAGACAGGAATATGTAAAGGCGGACGGAACCAGGGAGAAGGTCATGGTGGCGGGCGGGAGCTACTACGAGATGGACGAGGAGGCGGACGAGAGCCACTGGAAGCTCGGGGCGGACAGGGCAAAGACCAAGGGTATCGCCAAGGAGATGAAGGCTGCGCCCTCATCGGGGTCCGGTTTGAAGGATGGGGGAGGCCTTGAAGGAGCCGTAATCGGGCCGAAGGAGAACAACCTCGATTCCATCTTGACGTCCGACATCAAAAAACGGATGATCGAAAAGGGCGTGAAGTACGGCGACGCCGTGGAATTCGACCTCATCTATTCCGGAACGGCCTCGGCTGTGAAGGAGGAGAAGGAGATCAGCGCGAAAGACAGGGGCGAGCTGAAAAAGCTCCTTAAAGACTACGGTATGGAGAAGGCAAAGATCTCGGGGCTGGATTTCAAGAAGTACAAGGTCTTCGGCTTCATAACAAAAGCGGATGGCGGTTTTACGGATATAAGGATTAAGGAAGTGACCGTCGAGGACGACACCGTAAACGTGACGCTTTTGGGTACTTCAAATAAGGGGGGCGCAAAGGACACGTCCAGGGCAATCCTTATAGCAGTTCCTGTCTCGGAAAAGGCGATAGCGAACTACTACTTCGCCAAGTAG